One window of the Daphnia pulex isolate KAP4 chromosome 8, ASM2113471v1 genome contains the following:
- the LOC124200764 gene encoding ATP-dependent DNA helicase PIF7-like — protein sequence MDNLRKEDSSAVSTADDTSTTNVTSTKINDIPNERSPPLSEKLNKSQKKIWMRIQHYFQELRKYRDGCGTQPKPIRLMVHGGPGTGKSFLAKCINKLALEYRFTIGCIAPTGIAASNLPNGRTAHNFCGIPITHRKDTYLEKPSPTNLSMLQNRVQHNTLALLLIDEISNLGPVMFGHIENRMRHIMDNDDLYGGLAVIAMGDFFQLPPVRPAETLYSAILKWQAEKRYMNRSNPVSGPRCNGIHLFTTFEKIELTEQMRAAEDLIHTEFIKTLRMASDKSTMPTKNWLKSIKTLGEEDVLKDQSWTEATVVVTSNEERWRINEQQSKAMAAMKNCPRILWDKPIDGIIANSLTTYDTNYIYQNYKQFTGVFVAGAPAFLTENINPRRGLTNGTPVTLHSLILDPEEDMSDIINRLTDGSGNDVRLKYNPLYILVKVKNADPKDFIGLTVIPDEIIIPIAIDQ from the coding sequence ATGGACAatctaagaaaagaagacaGCTCTGCCGTCAGTACAGCAGATGACACATCCACTACAAATGTGACGTCCACAAAAATCAACGACATCCCAAATGAAAGAAGTCCACCGCTAtcagaaaaattaaacaagtcacaaaaaaagatatggaTGCGGATTCaacattattttcaagaaCTTCGAAAGTACCGAGATGGATGCGGAACGCAACCGAAACCAATACGCCTAATGGTACACGGCGGACCTGGAACCGGTAAATCCTTCTTGGCAAAATGCATCAATAAGCTAGCTCTGGAGTACCGATTCACGATTGGTTGTATCGCACCAACAGGAATTGCAGCAAGTAATTTACCAAACGGAAGGACAGCACACAATTTCTGTGGCATTCCAATCACGCACCGCAAAGATACCTACCTAGAGAAACCTTCACCGACCAACCTATCTATGCTTCAGAATCGAGTCCAACATAATACTCTCGCTCTACTGTTAATTGACGAAATATCTAATTTGGGACCGGTTATGTTTGGCCACATAGAAAATAGAATGAGGCACATCATGGATAACGACGACCTCTATGGAGGTTTAGCGGTCATTGCAATGGGTGATTTTTTCCAGTTACCCCCTGTGCGACCAGCAGAGACACTTTATTCTGCAATATTGAAATGGCAAGCAGAAAAAAGATATATGAATCGAAGCAATCCCGTGTCTGGTCCAAGATGCAACGGTATTCATTTATTCACAACGTTCGAAAAAATCGAACTCACGGAGCAGATGCGAGCCGCTGAAGATTTGATTCACACGGAATTCATTAAAACACTAAGAATGGCATCGGACAAATCCACAATGCCTACAAAAAATTGGCTAAAGAGCATAAAAACCCTGGGAGAAGAAGATGTGCTAAAAGACCAAAGTTGGACGGAAGCAACAGTGGTGGTAACCAGCAATGAAGAGAGATGGCGAATCAATGAACAACAATCAAAGGCGATGGCTGCAATGAAGAATTGCCCTAGAATTCTGTGGGATAAACCAATCGATGGGATTATCGCCAACAGCCTGACGACATACGACACGAATTACATCTACCAAAATTACAAGCAATTTACAGGCGTCTTCGTCGCGGGTGCACCAGCCTTTCTAACAGAAAATATCAACCCTCGTCGTGGATTGACTAATGGCACACCCGTCACCTTACACTCACTCATCCTTGATCCCGAGGAAGACATGTCAGACATTATCAATCGGCTCACCGACGGAAGCGGAAACGACGTGAGACTAAAATACAATCCTCTTTATATTTTagtgaaagtaaaaaatgccGACCCAAAAGATTTCATTGGGTTAACCGTAATACCCGATGAAATAATCATACCCATAGCTATTGACCAGTGA